The genomic stretch CCATCTGTAAGATACATTTTATAAAGAATAGCGGCCATATCCTTTTCTGGGATAATGTCGCTACGATTGCTACAGCCAGAAAGAATAATGGCTCCAATTAAAAACAGGAAAAGTGATCTAAACATTTTTTTTGTGAGCAAACTTACTTAATATTTTCGAAAAGCACGCCGATCATAATCTCGTGGGTACCGCTGTTATAGTGGCTTAGTGCAGTAAATGAGTAGTCGTATGAATAGCCAAACATATACTTGTTGTCGTGGATATAGCCAATCAAGATTGATGCAGCATCTTTCCACCGCAGCGAAAGGCCACCCCAAACCTTGTTACGATATGTGATTTTACCATCAAGTTCAAACACAACGGGAGAAGGGTTCATGTATTTTATCAGCAGTGATGGTTCGAGCTCATAGTCGCGAGTCAGGTAGAACTTATAGCCTCCTGCCAGAATGAAGTGTTGTTTCAACTTGTTGATCCCCACTGCGTCATTGTTAAAGTTGAGCTTATTACCCAGCAGTTGCAATGCCGAAATACCAACGTAGTAGTACGATGAATACATGTAGAAGCCAATGGATGCATCAGGGGCCAATGTCGACTTGGTTGAGGTAAAGAGTGCCGGGTCGTTGGTAATGTTTTCATCGCCAAAGTCAATTTTGCTCCCGTCAACTTTGTACTGCAAAAGTCCAAAACTCAGACCTCCAGAAAGGCGAATCTCGTCGGTCATTCTAATATTGTAGGCATAGCTACCCGACAATCCAAGCCTACTGGTTGGACCGGTGATATCGCTGTAAATCATTCCTCCAAACCCCATATCTTTTTTGGCGTGGGGACCATAAACGCTAAGGCTATAGGTTTGTGGCGCATCCGGAATACCAATCCACTGGTAGCGGTTGTTGGACCTAATTTGAAAGTAGTTGTTGGTTCCTGCCACCGCCGGATTGATAATATACGGGTTAAACATATACTGTGAATACTGGGGAATTTGTTGACCCCAAGCATCCGTAAGTATGCCAGAGCAAAGAACCGTTAGTACTATCAAGTAAAACTTTTTCATACCCACCTATTTCGTTTCTTTTGGACTTTCCTTGTTTTTAATAGAGTCCCGGGGCAAAGCCCCGGGGTATTTCTAGCGTAATATAGTTACAGAGCCAACTTGTGGTCCATAGCCTTCCTTGTTGAACTTAATCACGTAGTAGTATGTTCCCACTGGTAAATCTCCTCCACTAATTGCTTTACCATTCCAAGGCTTTTCATAGCCTTTGGAGTAGAAAACCCGTGAACCCCATCGGTTGAAAATTTCTACCTCAATCTGGGGGAATAGCGCACTAATTGGCACACCGGTAACATCCCATATTTCCCAAGTATCATGTATACCATCGCCGTTGGGTGAAAATGCATTTGGAATATTGATAAGCTTTAGAACCTTAACAGGAACGGCTACACTGTCGACACAACTAGTAGCTGTATCCTCGGCCATGGCGTATATCTGGGTATAGCCCCACTTGCTGTTTTGCTTGTAGAAAGTGTAGGACTGAGGAACCAGAATGTTGGAAATGCTATTATCAACAGGGTTGAATAGGGCCGGATCCTTCCAGTAGTACACGACGTCCATATTCGCTGTAGTAATATCTGAAGCAACTTCATAGGGCGAATTAGCTAGCACAACTAATGTATCCCCATCAAAGTTGAAGTCTTTAATTATCTCAACTCCAATCTTCGGATAAACTGTAACTAGCGCCGTAGCAAGATCTTGACACTCACCAGTGTTATCTGTCAGTAATAGATTAAAGGTTGTTAACGTGTCAATTATTGCTTGTGCCAGTGGTTGTCCATTGTAGGCACTTAGGTCAATAGATGTTCCTCTTGCATTAAGGCCAAACCACTGATTTAGTGACATGTTTATGTCGCTGCCGCTAGCCATGAGTGATATTTGGACACCAGCGCAAACAAATGGTTTGGTAATAATGGAAGCATGAAGTCTTGTGGTATAAGGCACATAGAATGTCTGACTATATGCACAGGCCTTTGAATCCACAACATTTAATCGATATCCAATCTGTTTACCGTTGCTATCGAAGGAGCGCAGGTTGTCAATATTCAAATCTGTATCAGCAATTTGAGGAATATTGGGATCGTCGGTTACAACAGTCCAAGAGTAGGTATATCCTGGGGTTGCACCGTTTACAGTGGCATTAATTTGCCCAATATCATATCCTCTGATTTTACATACCGCCGAGTCAATAACTGCCGAGGCATCCCACATTGGCGGTCCGGTAATTGAGAATGGTTGGGTAAGGTTACAGCTATTTTGGTCCGTAATGGTAAGTGAGTAAGTACCTATTGGTAAATCGGTCCTGTTAAGATCGGTGGTACCATCATCCCAACTGTAAGTGTAGGTTGGCACACCACCAGCAACATTAACCACTAACGAACCGGTTGAATCGGTAGGACAAGTTATATCGCTAACAGAGGATGGATCGAGTGTTGCCGTAATCTTTTCCGGAGCATCTTGGAAGTTGATTGGGTTTGCCGTATAGGCCACCTTACATCCATTACCATCTTTCACATATACGTTATAGTCGCCGGGTAAAAGATTTGTGAAAATATTGGACGATTGATATGTCACGTCGTTATCAACAGAATAATCGAGTGAACCTGTTCCGCCACTGGCATTAATGGTAATCGCGCCCTGATCCTTGCCTGCACAAATATCATAGGTAGGAGTATCAACGCTGGAAATAACTATTGCCGGAGCATCATTTATGGTCACCGCTGGAAGAACAATAATTCTACCAGTGGGAACATCTGTCACCGTTGCAACATAGGTTCCTGGATCCAAATTTTTATAACCGTTGCCATCATATTTGGCGTTCATTTCGGTATTATAATCTATGCCATCCTTGGTCCAGCTTACGGTTGGGTTGGAGCTACCGTATATGGTCAGGGTTATGGTTCCATCACTCACACCATTACAAGTAAGGTCTGTTGATGTAATGGTTGCACTGAAGTCATTAAGAAGCAAGTCGGTGACTGTTGCGCTACAGCCATTATTGTCGTTAACTGTAACGGAGTAGTTCCCTGCAGCTAATCCTGTAAACACGCCTGTGGTATTGGATGTACCTCCGGGAGTCAACACATAGGTGAGTGTGCCTGTTCCTCCAGTTGCTGAAACATCTATTTCACCGTCATTTCCAGAAGGTGTAGGCTGAATAAGCTGGTCAACCGTAATTACTATCTGATTGGGCTGTTGAACTTGAGCAAGGGTGCCGGTAATACAGTTGTTGGCATCGTTCACCTGAATACTATATGTTCCACCGGATAAATTTGTGAAAATATTGGTATTACCCCATGTTGCACCACCATCGATGGAGTAAACAATCGTTCCTGTTCCACCGCTGGTAATAATCTCAAGAGCACCATTGGTATTTCCATAACATCCAGTTACATCAGTAATATTAACAGCATCGATATGGAGTGTTGTGGGTGAAACTAGCACTATGTTTCCTGTAGTCACTGGACCACAACCAAGGCTATCAGTAATGGATACAGTGTAAGTTCCTCCTCCAAGACCAGTAAATATGCCAGTAATATTGGTAGCACCGCCGGGACTGAGCACATAGGTGTAATGTCCTGTTCCGCCAAGCGCTGTAACGGTTATGGAGCCCAACGTAGTACAGGTTGGGTCAACAGACGATTGCGATCCGATTGTAACTGGGGCTGGAGCAACTAGCGTAACGTTGGCCAAAGCGGTACAACCCTTGGCATCTTTTACGGTAACCGTATGTGGCCCTGGGGTAACATTATTAAAGGTAGGTGTAGTTGTCCAAGCGCCGCCGTCAAGTTTGAAAAGTTTTGGAGAGAGGGCAGAATATGTTCCACCAGTAGAGGTCGCCACAATTTTTCCATCCCAAATAGTCATTCCACTACAGCTAGGGTTGGTAGGATTGAGTGTTATTGTGAGCACATCTGGTTCAAATATGTTAACGGTATCGGCAAACATACATCCATTTGCATCTTTAACAAACAGGTAGTAGTCGCCACCGGCTAAATTGGTTGCCGTATTGGTTGCTCCAAATGTTGCCCCATCATCGAAGCTATACTGGTATGGAGGTGTTCCACCGGAAGCGGTGATTGTAATTGTTCCATTAACGTCACCGTTGCAGGTAATATCTGTTTTAACAGAAGTTGCTGTAAGTGCAGTGGCTTCCGATATGGTGAATGGTCCTGCAATCACTGGTCCGCATCCATTGACATCTACCACCTCAACGGTATAGGTGTCGGGAGCCAAACCGGTGAAGGTGCCAGAGGTGTTCGAGGCAATAATGGTGGCAGTACCATCCTTCAGATTAAAGGTAAGAGGTGCTGTTCCTCCAGAGGCAAGAACGGAAATAGTTCCGGTGTTAGAGCCAAAGCAGCCGGAGTTGGAGGCCGAGCTGGCATCGATGCTTATGGCGGCTGGATCCACAATGGTAATTGCATTGCCATTAGCAGTACAGCCATTGGCATCTTTCACAACAACATTGTATGTTCCACCTGTCAATCCTGTAAAGAACCCAGTTGTGTTGGCAAAGGTTGTTCCACCATCAATGGAGTAATCATAAGGTGCCGAACCGCCACTCACAACAATGGTTATGGTTCCGTCGTTGGCTCCATTACATGTTACATTGGTAAAGTTCTGTGAGGTATAGGTTATGGCTGTTGGTTCCGTTAGGGTAACCGGGTAGTCCAGTGTACAGAGGTTGGCATCGGTAACGGTAACGGTATAACTGCCAGCGGTTAGTCCGGGGAATAGCCCAGTTGCTTGTCCTGGACCGCCATTGAGCGAGTAGGATAATGCTCCGGTGCCTCCGGTGGCCACTACGTTAATTTGTCCATCGTTGCTACCATTGCACGAGATGTTGGTGGTAGTTGTAGTTGGATCTATAACAATTGGTGGTGGACCGGCAACGGTGAGTAAACTTCCGTTTTTGATACAGCCATTATCATCCTTAACTGCTACCTGATAGGTGCCTACGCCAAGGTTATTAAAGAAACCGTCGGTTTGCCATGTGGTTCCACCATCGATGGAGAATTGCAGATCGCCGGTGCCGCCAGTAGCTAACACCACGATTGATCCATCAGTGTTATACCAGCAAACAGTAACATCGTCAACAATCTCGGCCGAGATGGTAATTTTTGAGGGCTCGTTGATGGTGTTCGGCCCAACCGTTGTGGTACAGCCGTTGCCATCTTTAACTATTACTGAGTAGGTTCCTGCAAACAGATTTAGAAACTCACCAGTTGCTTGCCATGTTGTTCCTCCGTTGATGGAGAAGCTAAATGGTGGCACGCCTCCAGTAACCTTAACTGTGATCGATCCGGTATTGTCTCCATTACAGGTAGTAACATCCTGCCATGTTCCACCATCGGTGGCAATGGCCGCAGGTTGAAGTATTTTGGCAATAGAAGCTACAGTTGTACATCCATTAGCATCCCTAACCTTAAGCGAGTAGGTTCCGGCTGTAAGACCAGTGAAATCGGGACTTGCCTTCCATGATGATGAGGTGCCTCCAAGGATAGAGTATTGGTATGGTGGTGTTCCACCTGAAGCGGTGAAGTGAATTTCACCGTTCGCGCTACCGTTACACGTTAGATCTTGTGTGGTAAAGGTAAAGGTTACCTGAGCAGGTTGGGTAACGTCGAGCAAGCTGCCAGTCTTTAAGCAGTCACTGGCATCTTTTACCATTACTTGATATGTACCCGCTGCCAAATTGGTGAAGTTGCCAGTTGCTTGATAGGTTGTTCCACCATCGATGGAGTAGGAGAGCACACCAGTTCCACCACTGGCTACAATGGTAATGCTGCCATTGGTATTGCCAAAGCAACCGGTAACGTTAACTACCGTTTCGGAGGTTATAATTATGGCTGGTGGCTCGGTAAGGGTAACTGGTACGGTTGTGGTACATCCATTTGCATCCTGAATGCCAACGGTATGGTTACCTGCAATAAGACTGCTAAAAGTGGCTGATGCGCCATAAGTACCACCATCAATATTGTAGGAGTAGGGTGAAGTGCCACCGGCGGCAGCAACTGTTACTGCGCCATCGTTTCCCCCATTGCAGGTAAGATTGGTTTGGGAGGTGATGCTACCTGTAAGTGCTGATGCAGGTTGGGTAATGGTAACCGGAACATCAAACGTACAGCTGTTTGCATCACGAACAGTAACGGTATAGCTACCGGCAATAAGGGTACCAAAAGTACCACTAGCCTGATAAGCGCCTCCATTGAGACTATATTGGTAGGGTGCAGTTCCACCAGCACCGGCAACAGTTACGGAGCCAGAATTACCACCAAAGCAACTTACATTTGTCTGTGCAGAAATTGCAGCTGAGAGTGATGCAGCTGGTTGAGTTATGGTAACAGGAACATCTACTGTACAACTGTTTGCATCTCTTACAGTAATAGTATATGAACCAGCAATTAAAGTTGCAAAGGTTCCACTTGCTTGGTAAGCACCACCGTTGAGACTATATTGATAAGGTGCAGTACCTCCAGTGCCTGCAGCTGTAACTGTTCCTGTATTTCCTCCAAAGCAGGCAACGTTGGTTTGCGAAGATATACTACCAGATAGTGCGGCTGCCGGTTGTGCAATGGTAACCGGTATGGTTGCTAAACATCCATTAGCATCTTTAACGGTAACGGTATAGCTTCCTGCTGCTAAACTACTAAAGGTGCTTGTTGCTGCATAGGCACCACCATCGAAGCTATATTGATAGGGTAATGTTCCATTAACTCCCGTAACGGTAACCGATCCGGTTGAAGCACCGAAGCAGGCAACATCGGTTTGTGATGAGATACTCCCTGTAAGTGCATTTGCAGGTTCCGTTATGTTTACTGCAACATCGTATGTACACGAATTGGCATCACGAACGGTTACGGTGTAGGCACCTGAGGTAAGTCCATTGAATGTTCCACTTGCCTGATATCCTCCACCGTTAAGGCTAAATTGGTAGGGAGAAGATCCCCCCGTACCGGTTACAGTAACGGAGCCCGTGTTGTCGCCAAAACACAGAACGTTAGTTTGGCCCGTAATAGAACCGCTTAATGCTGTGGCTGGTTGAGTAATAGTAACGGGAACATCAAATGTACAGCTGTTTGCATCACGAACAGTAACAGTATAGCTACCTGCTGCAAGGGTGCTGAACGTTCCGCTTCCTTGGTATGCGCCACCGTTTAGACTATATTGATATGGAGATGTACCACCCGACCCGGCAACGGTAACCGATCCTGTTGAGGTTCCGAAGCAAAGAACATTAGTTTGGGAAGGAATGCTACCACTTAGAGCAGTGGCCGGTTGGGTAATGGTTACGGGAACATCGAATGTACATCCGTTAGCATCTTTCACAGTTACAGTATAAGCACCGGTAATTAAGGTTCCAAATGTTCCGGATACTTGAAATGTTCCACCATTTAAGTTGTATTGATATGGAGATGTACCACCTGCTCCGGCAACGGTAACTGAGCCATTATTTCCGCCAAAGCAGCTAACGTTGGTTTGGCTCGATATGGAGCCAGACACCGGGGTTGCAGGTTGAGTGATAGTAACCGGAACATTATAGGTACATCCATTGGCATCCATTACTGTAACGGTATAACTCCCTGCAGTAAGTGAAGAGAAAGTTCCAGATGCTTGGTATGTTCCGCCGTTGAGGCTATATTGGTAGGGAGCGGTTCCACCCGATCCCGCAACAGTCACTGAACCGGTATTTCCACCATTGCAGGCTACATTTGTTTGCGATGTAATGCTGCCCGTTAGAGTTGTTGGTTCAGTGATGGTTACTGGAACGTCGTGGGTACAGCCATTGATATCTCTTACTGTAACGGTATAACTCCCTGCTGTGAGTGTAGCGAAAGTTCCAGATGCTTGATATGCTCCACCATTTAAACTGTATTGATAAGGAGATGTTCCCCCTGAACCTGCCACCGTAACCGAACCATTATTACCCCCATTGCAGCCAACGTTGGTTTGGGCGGTAATGCCTCCACCTAATGCGGTTGGTTGGGTAATGATTACCGGTACGTCATATGTGCATCCGCCTGCATCTTGAACTGTTACAGTGTATGATCCTGCGGTTAAGGTACCAAATGTTCCCGATCCTTGATAAGCACCACCATTAAGGCTATATTGATAAGGAGATGTTCCGCCGGATCCCGCTACTGTCACAGAGCCATCATTCCCACCGTTACAGCTAACGTTGGTTTGAGACGAGATTGACCCTGAAACACCACTTGCGGGTTGGGTTAGAATGTAAGGAGGAATGGAGAAAGTACATCCATTAACATCCTGCACGGTAACGGTGTGGCTCCCTGCTGCCAATCCATTAAAGGTGCCGGAGGCTTGGTAGGAACCACCATCAATATTGTACTGGTATGGGGATGTGCCGTTAGTTGCCGTAGCTGTTATGGAACCGGTGAGAGCACCAAAGCAGAGAATATCGGTATGGGCAGTTATGGAGCCGCCCAGCGCAACCGGGTCGATGATGGTGAGTGGACCTTGAGTTACCGGGCCGCAGCTGTGGCTATCATCTACATCTACGGAGTAGTTAACACCAGCAGGTAGTCCTGTGAACGTTACGCTACCACTACTAGTTTGGCTACCGAGGACTGTTGCGCCGTCCTTTAGAGTGTAGGTATAGTTGGTGGTTCCACCGCTGGCGGTGGCAGTGACCTTACCATCGTTGGCACCGTTGCAGGTGATGTTGGTTGTCGAGGCGACTAGAGTTAGTGGGTTAGGTTGATTGATTGTGTAGCTGCTAGTTTGTACTGTGCCACTGCCGTCTTTAACACTAATAATGTATGTGGCAGCTCTTAAATTTGTAAATACTGCAGGGGTAAGATCTGTAATTATTTGAGTGAAATTATATGTTATATCACCCAAGTCAAAAATCTGATAGGTATAGTTTGGAGTACCTCCAGCAACCGTTATAGTTAACGTTCCATCACTCAATCCAAAGCAGCTAACGTCTGTTCCTATTGGGTTTATAGAGGAAACGCCACTTCTTAATGGGCCACTTGTTCGTTGAGGTAAACTATTTCCTATTACAGATGTGGCAGGAAGTAATTCAACTTTGGAAGAACGCAGGTTGGGCTCTGTTATGAGGTTTTTTTCAGCATTTACAGATATTACTACGGAAGGAAAATGTATAGCGGTTTTAATTTGCTGTTTATCGGAACCAAGGAAGACTAGTTTTCCCTGAAAGGAATTTGTAATTTGATCCTTAATCACAAATAGACCAGAAACAAGCAAAGAAGATGATTTTCCCCCTTGCAACGATGGTGCAAATTTCTCGGTCCCCTTCCATGTAAGATTATTACAGTAGGCTTGGGCCGTAATGGATACCACTGCACCTTTCTCCGTGAATGATTTTTTGTTGAAAACAACATCGTTGCTGAGTGTTGGTACACCCGCACCTCCATTGCCACCGCTGGTAAGCGACCAGTGGGAGCCATCGTTCCAGCTACCGCTACCGTTAACCCAGTAAAGCGTTTGAGCCGAAAGGATTGCTGCGGAGAAAAGCAAAAAACAAAGTAAAAAGGAGAGCCGGAGAAGAGTAGATAATCTTTTCATATGGTGGTGCTTTGTTTTCGGTTGTTGATAACTTTACATTACAATGTTAATAAAAAACCTTGTTGTGGTAAACAGTTGCTTAAGAAAAAACGTAGCAAATTGCTCTGTTTACCAGCAATTACCCATGCAAACTATTCTTAATGCGCCGTAAACATTACTGTTTTAACAACTCATTCATTTATCAAAATGAACCTAAAAATTGTAAAAAAGCCCTAAAAATCACGTTGGTTCCTAGGACATTTCATGCTTCTACGTTGTTTCAGCACCTTTAGTTTTAGCCGAAAAATAGATTTTACCCCTCGACTAATCATCGTTTAATTACAAATTTGATTTTTAGTGCAGCTCCGCCTGAATGTTTTCGTTGGAGAATAATCGCTTCCGGCTAAACCACAACGGAATTTTTGCAGCAAGAAATCCGATTACTACCACTGTTATGAAAACTGCAAGAATATCAACCCACTCAATTTTAACCGGATAGGAATCTATCACAAACGACCCTGTGCCCGATAGCTTAAGAAGCTTAAACTGCTGCTGGGCAACACAAATCCCAAGGCCGGCTACAATTCCTCCCACTGCTCCAAGCATGGAGATAAACCATCCCTCCAGCAGAAAAATGCGCTCAATGGTTTTGGAGCTGGCTCCTAATCCGGCAAGCACGGCTACATCGTGCTTTTTCTCCACCACCAGCAGCGAGAGCGACATAATTACGTTGAACGATGCTACCAGCAGTATGAAGGAGAGGATGAGAAATGCCACCACCTTTTCCGACTTCATAATGCGGTATAGCACCTCGTTCTGCTGGAAACGGTTGAGGACCTTATACCGACTCCCAAGCAACTTTGCCACCTGAAGCTGTACTGATTGTAGGTCGGCATTGGGCTTCAATTTAATTTCAATTGAGGTAACTTCGTTGGTATATTCCAATATTTTCCTTGCAAAGGTTATTGGCACAAGAATATACTTGGCATCGAAGTCGGGTGGAATGGAAAAGATTCCGGAAGGGTATAGGTAATCTTTATTAAATGCTTTTTCTGGATTTAGCGAGTATTCCTCGGTCCGCTTGGGCATGTAGACAAAAATGGGGTCGGCAAAATTTATATTCAACCCCAGCTTGTAGGCAACCCCTTGCCCTACCACTGCCAAGTTAATATCGCCGTGCTTGAGCTTAAACTGGCCGTCAATCATCATGGTATCGATTCCCGAAATACCGCTGTAGTTGAGGCTAACACCTTTCATCACCCCCACCTGCTGCCGGTCAGCATACTTAAAGAGGGCGTTCTCCTCCAACACCTCAGCCATGTTGGCAACGCCTTTAACTGAGGGTATCTTTTGAATTTCGGGAGCATTGCCCGCAAAGGTTTTTCCCTCCACCAGCACCACCTTTAGATCGGGGTCGAAGGAGTTGAAGAGCGACTTTACCACCTCGTTGAAGCCATTGGAAACCGACATTACCACCACCAAAGCAAGCGCTCCAACCCCAACCCCCATGGCGGAAATCCCGGTAACGATGTTAATGGCGTTGTGCGATTTTTTGGCAAACAGATACCTGCGGGCAACGAAGAGAGGAAAGTTCATGCTTTACGATGGCTTTTGGCAAAAATAAACTATTTCGTCCAATG from Williamwhitmania sp. encodes the following:
- a CDS encoding gliding motility-associated C-terminal domain-containing protein gives rise to the protein MKRLSTLLRLSFLLCFLLFSAAILSAQTLYWVNGSGSWNDGSHWSLTSGGNGGAGVPTLSNDVVFNKKSFTEKGAVVSITAQAYCNNLTWKGTEKFAPSLQGGKSSSLLVSGLFVIKDQITNSFQGKLVFLGSDKQQIKTAIHFPSVVISVNAEKNLITEPNLRSSKVELLPATSVIGNSLPQRTSGPLRSGVSSINPIGTDVSCFGLSDGTLTITVAGGTPNYTYQIFDLGDITYNFTQIITDLTPAVFTNLRAATYIISVKDGSGTVQTSSYTINQPNPLTLVASTTNITCNGANDGKVTATASGGTTNYTYTLKDGATVLGSQTSSGSVTFTGLPAGVNYSVDVDDSHSCGPVTQGPLTIIDPVALGGSITAHTDILCFGALTGSITATATNGTSPYQYNIDGGSYQASGTFNGLAAGSHTVTVQDVNGCTFSIPPYILTQPASGVSGSISSQTNVSCNGGNDGSVTVAGSGGTSPYQYSLNGGAYQGSGTFGTLTAGSYTVTVQDAGGCTYDVPVIITQPTALGGGITAQTNVGCNGGNNGSVTVAGSGGTSPYQYSLNGGAYQASGTFATLTAGSYTVTVRDINGCTHDVPVTITEPTTLTGSITSQTNVACNGGNTGSVTVAGSGGTAPYQYSLNGGTYQASGTFSSLTAGSYTVTVMDANGCTYNVPVTITQPATPVSGSISSQTNVSCFGGNNGSVTVAGAGGTSPYQYNLNGGTFQVSGTFGTLITGAYTVTVKDANGCTFDVPVTITQPATALSGSIPSQTNVLCFGTSTGSVTVAGSGGTSPYQYSLNGGAYQGSGTFSTLAAGSYTVTVRDANSCTFDVPVTITQPATALSGSITGQTNVLCFGDNTGSVTVTGTGGSSPYQFSLNGGGYQASGTFNGLTSGAYTVTVRDANSCTYDVAVNITEPANALTGSISSQTDVACFGASTGSVTVTGVNGTLPYQYSFDGGAYAATSTFSSLAAGSYTVTVKDANGCLATIPVTIAQPAAALSGSISSQTNVACFGGNTGTVTAAGTGGTAPYQYSLNGGAYQASGTFATLIAGSYTITVRDANSCTVDVPVTITQPAASLSAAISAQTNVSCFGGNSGSVTVAGAGGTAPYQYSLNGGAYQASGTFGTLIAGSYTVTVRDANSCTFDVPVTITQPASALTGSITSQTNLTCNGGNDGAVTVAAAGGTSPYSYNIDGGTYGASATFSSLIAGNHTVGIQDANGCTTTVPVTLTEPPAIIITSETVVNVTGCFGNTNGSITIVASGGTGVLSYSIDGGTTYQATGNFTNLAAGTYQVMVKDASDCLKTGSLLDVTQPAQVTFTFTTQDLTCNGSANGEIHFTASGGTPPYQYSILGGTSSSWKASPDFTGLTAGTYSLKVRDANGCTTVASIAKILQPAAIATDGGTWQDVTTCNGDNTGSITVKVTGGVPPFSFSINGGTTWQATGEFLNLFAGTYSVIVKDGNGCTTTVGPNTINEPSKITISAEIVDDVTVCWYNTDGSIVVLATGGTGDLQFSIDGGTTWQTDGFFNNLGVGTYQVAVKDDNGCIKNGSLLTVAGPPPIVIDPTTTTTNISCNGSNDGQINVVATGGTGALSYSLNGGPGQATGLFPGLTAGSYTVTVTDANLCTLDYPVTLTEPTAITYTSQNFTNVTCNGANDGTITIVVSGGSAPYDYSIDGGTTFANTTGFFTGLTGGTYNVVVKDANGCTANGNAITIVDPAAISIDASSASNSGCFGSNTGTISVLASGGTAPLTFNLKDGTATIIASNTSGTFTGLAPDTYTVEVVDVNGCGPVIAGPFTISEATALTATSVKTDITCNGDVNGTITITASGGTPPYQYSFDDGATFGATNTATNLAGGDYYLFVKDANGCMFADTVNIFEPDVLTITLNPTNPSCSGMTIWDGKIVATSTGGTYSALSPKLFKLDGGAWTTTPTFNNVTPGPHTVTVKDAKGCTALANVTLVAPAPVTIGSQSSVDPTCTTLGSITVTALGGTGHYTYVLSPGGATNITGIFTGLGGGTYTVSITDSLGCGPVTTGNIVLVSPTTLHIDAVNITDVTGCYGNTNGALEIITSGGTGTIVYSIDGGATWGNTNIFTNLSGGTYSIQVNDANNCITGTLAQVQQPNQIVITVDQLIQPTPSGNDGEIDVSATGGTGTLTYVLTPGGTSNTTGVFTGLAAGNYSVTVNDNNGCSATVTDLLLNDFSATITSTDLTCNGVSDGTITLTIYGSSNPTVSWTKDGIDYNTEMNAKYDGNGYKNLDPGTYVATVTDVPTGRIIVLPAVTINDAPAIVISSVDTPTYDICAGKDQGAITINASGGTGSLDYSVDNDVTYQSSNIFTNLLPGDYNVYVKDGNGCKVAYTANPINFQDAPEKITATLDPSSVSDITCPTDSTGSLVVNVAGGVPTYTYSWDDGTTDLNRTDLPIGTYSLTITDQNSCNLTQPFSITGPPMWDASAVIDSAVCKIRGYDIGQINATVNGATPGYTYSWTVVTDDPNIPQIADTDLNIDNLRSFDSNGKQIGYRLNVVDSKACAYSQTFYVPYTTRLHASIITKPFVCAGVQISLMASGSDINMSLNQWFGLNARGTSIDLSAYNGQPLAQAIIDTLTTFNLLLTDNTGECQDLATALVTVYPKIGVEIIKDFNFDGDTLVVLANSPYEVASDITTANMDVVYYWKDPALFNPVDNSISNILVPQSYTFYKQNSKWGYTQIYAMAEDTATSCVDSVAVPVKVLKLINIPNAFSPNGDGIHDTWEIWDVTGVPISALFPQIEVEIFNRWGSRVFYSKGYEKPWNGKAISGGDLPVGTYYYVIKFNKEGYGPQVGSVTILR
- a CDS encoding FtsX-like permease family protein, coding for MNFPLFVARRYLFAKKSHNAINIVTGISAMGVGVGALALVVVMSVSNGFNEVVKSLFNSFDPDLKVVLVEGKTFAGNAPEIQKIPSVKGVANMAEVLEENALFKYADRQQVGVMKGVSLNYSGISGIDTMMIDGQFKLKHGDINLAVVGQGVAYKLGLNINFADPIFVYMPKRTEEYSLNPEKAFNKDYLYPSGIFSIPPDFDAKYILVPITFARKILEYTNEVTSIEIKLKPNADLQSVQLQVAKLLGSRYKVLNRFQQNEVLYRIMKSEKVVAFLILSFILLVASFNVIMSLSLLVVEKKHDVAVLAGLGASSKTIERIFLLEGWFISMLGAVGGIVAGLGICVAQQQFKLLKLSGTGSFVIDSYPVKIEWVDILAVFITVVVIGFLAAKIPLWFSRKRLFSNENIQAELH
- a CDS encoding type IX secretion system membrane protein PorP/SprF, which gives rise to MKKFYLIVLTVLCSGILTDAWGQQIPQYSQYMFNPYIINPAVAGTNNYFQIRSNNRYQWIGIPDAPQTYSLSVYGPHAKKDMGFGGMIYSDITGPTSRLGLSGSYAYNIRMTDEIRLSGGLSFGLLQYKVDGSKIDFGDENITNDPALFTSTKSTLAPDASIGFYMYSSYYYVGISALQLLGNKLNFNNDAVGINKLKQHFILAGGYKFYLTRDYELEPSLLIKYMNPSPVVFELDGKITYRNKVWGGLSLRWKDAASILIGYIHDNKYMFGYSYDYSFTALSHYNSGTHEIMIGVLFENIK